A genomic region of Anas acuta chromosome 25, bAnaAcu1.1, whole genome shotgun sequence contains the following coding sequences:
- the LOC137844426 gene encoding G protein-activated inward rectifier potassium channel 1-like isoform X1, with amino-acid sequence MAAVRRKFGDEYQAVGPGGGGARRERQRFVDKNGRCNVQHGNLGGESSRYLSDLFTTLVDLKWRWNLLIFLLTYTVAWLVMASMWWGIAYLRGDLHRAHDDTYSPCVANVYNFPSAFLFFIETEATIGYGHRYITERCPEGIVLFLFQSLLGSIVDAFLIGCMFIKMSQPKKRAETLMFSRAAVVSQRDGKLCLMFRVGNLRNSHMVSAQIRCKLIKSRQTPEGEFLPLDQCELDVGFGTGADQLFLVSPLTICHEINSKSPFFCLSQRSLRSEQFEIVVILEGIVETTGMTCQARTSYTEDEVLWGHRFLPVMSLEDGFFRVDYSQFHATFEVPTPPYSVKEQEENLSLSSSLNSPIDNNKTRREKVCSLDCIDIAGEKNKLPFKLQKISSRKEDLPRRALRMSSSNTGKTCSTGDLLNIQEMSPISNGEDGDERIQLKALKMNAEA; translated from the exons ATGGCTGCGGTGCGCAGGAAGTTTGGGGATGAGTACCAGGCGGTGGGCCCAGGCGGTGGTGGTGCCCGCAGAGAGCGGCAGCGCTTCGTGGACAAGAACGGGCGCTGCAACGTGCAGCACGGCAACCTGGGCGGCGAGAGCAGCCGTTACCTCTCCGACCTCTTCACCACGCTGGTGGACCTCAAGTGGCGCTGGAACCTGCTCATCTTCCTGCTGACCTACACGGTCGCCTGGCTGGTCATGGCTTCGATGTGGTGGGGCATCGCCTACCTGCGAGGGGACCTGCACCGGGCGCACGATGACACCTACAGCCCGTGCGTGGCCAACGTGTACAACTTTCCCTCCGCCTTCCTCTTCTTCATAGAGACCGAAGCCACCATCGGCTACGGGCACCGCTACATTACCGAGCGCTGCCCTGAGGGCATCgtgctcttcctcttccagtCGCTGCTGGGTTCCATCGTCGACGCGTTCCTCATCGGCTGCATGTTCATCAAGATGTCCCAGCCCAAGAAGCGAGCCGAGACCCTCATGTTCAGCCGCGCCGCAGTCGTCTCGCAGCGGGATGGCAAGCTCTGCCTCATGTTCCGCGTGGGCAACCTCCGCAACAGCCACATGGTTTCTGCCCAGATCCGCTGCAAGCTGATCAAG TCCCGACAGACACCGGAGGGGGAATTTCTGCCACTAGACCAGTGTGAACTGGATGTTGGATTTGGAACTGGAGCTGACCAGCTGTTTTTAGTTTCCCCATTAACCATCTGTCATGAAATTAACTCAAAGAGCccctttttctgtctctcacaAAGATCACTAAGAAGCGAGCAATTTGAGATAGTTGTCATCCTTGAAGGAATCGTTGAGACTACCG GAATGACATGTCAAGCTAGAACCTCGTATACAGAAGATGAAGTTCTTTGGGGTCACAGATTCCTGCCGGTAATGTCCCTGGAAGATGGCTTTTTCCGTGTCGATTATTCTCAGTTTCATGCTACATTTGAAGTCCCCACTCCTCCTTACAGTGTTaaagagcaagaagaaaacCTCTCTCTGTCATCTTCTTTGAACAGTCCTATTGATAACAACAAGACCAGAAGAGAAAAGGTTTGTTCACTTGACTGCATTGACAttgcaggagagaaaaacaagctcCCTTTTAAACTTCAGAAGATCAGCTCGAGAAAGGAAGACCTTCCGAGAAGAGCCCTGAGAATGAGTTCCAGTAACACGGGGAAGACTTGCAGTACCGGAGATCTCTTGAATATTCAAGAAATGAGTCCCATCTCCAATGGTGAAGATGGTGATGAAAGGATACAGCTGAAAGCCTTAAAAATGAATGCTGAGGCTTAG
- the LOC137844426 gene encoding G protein-activated inward rectifier potassium channel 1-like isoform X2, translating into MAAVRRKFGDEYQAVGPGGGGARRERQRFVDKNGRCNVQHGNLGGESSRYLSDLFTTLVDLKWRWNLLIFLLTYTVAWLVMASMWWGIAYLRGDLHRAHDDTYSPCVANVYNFPSAFLFFIETEATIGYGHRYITERCPEGIVLFLFQSLLGSIVDAFLIGCMFIKMSQPKKRAETLMFSRAAVVSQRDGKLCLMFRVGNLRNSHMVSAQIRCKLIKE; encoded by the exons ATGGCTGCGGTGCGCAGGAAGTTTGGGGATGAGTACCAGGCGGTGGGCCCAGGCGGTGGTGGTGCCCGCAGAGAGCGGCAGCGCTTCGTGGACAAGAACGGGCGCTGCAACGTGCAGCACGGCAACCTGGGCGGCGAGAGCAGCCGTTACCTCTCCGACCTCTTCACCACGCTGGTGGACCTCAAGTGGCGCTGGAACCTGCTCATCTTCCTGCTGACCTACACGGTCGCCTGGCTGGTCATGGCTTCGATGTGGTGGGGCATCGCCTACCTGCGAGGGGACCTGCACCGGGCGCACGATGACACCTACAGCCCGTGCGTGGCCAACGTGTACAACTTTCCCTCCGCCTTCCTCTTCTTCATAGAGACCGAAGCCACCATCGGCTACGGGCACCGCTACATTACCGAGCGCTGCCCTGAGGGCATCgtgctcttcctcttccagtCGCTGCTGGGTTCCATCGTCGACGCGTTCCTCATCGGCTGCATGTTCATCAAGATGTCCCAGCCCAAGAAGCGAGCCGAGACCCTCATGTTCAGCCGCGCCGCAGTCGTCTCGCAGCGGGATGGCAAGCTCTGCCTCATGTTCCGCGTGGGCAACCTCCGCAACAGCCACATGGTTTCTGCCCAGATCCGCTGCAAGCTGATCAAG GAATGA